One window of Burkholderia cepacia GG4 genomic DNA carries:
- a CDS encoding VOC family protein codes for MPVIGLNHYNLRADRSTLDTLRDFYVNVVGLELGFRPPFQSAGYWLYAGAQAILHLSEARPGEVRPAHVVNTFDHVAFSCANAADVERRLADAQVRYTRRYVPLTSQLQLFFTDPAGNGVELNCADADGDSGDGPGQH; via the coding sequence ATGCCAGTGATCGGACTCAATCATTACAACCTGCGCGCGGATCGATCGACGCTCGATACGCTGCGCGATTTCTACGTGAACGTCGTGGGCCTCGAGCTTGGCTTTCGGCCGCCGTTTCAGAGCGCCGGCTACTGGCTCTACGCAGGAGCGCAAGCGATTCTCCATCTGTCGGAAGCGCGGCCGGGCGAGGTGCGGCCGGCGCACGTCGTCAATACGTTCGACCATGTGGCGTTTTCATGCGCGAACGCCGCGGACGTCGAACGGCGTCTGGCCGATGCTCAGGTCCGGTACACGCGCCGGTACGTTCCGCTCACGAGTCAGTTGCAGCTGTTTTTCACCGACCCGGCCGGCAATGGCGTCGAATTGAACTGCGCCGATGCCGACGGCGATTCCGGTGACGGCCCGGGTCAGCACTA
- a CDS encoding Lrp/AsnC family transcriptional regulator, whose product MDELDWKILALLQANGRVSYTELARQVHLSVPAVTERVKRLESAGVIDGYTARVNPAAAGYPVSALIGITVPQPAKAKFLKLLETIPEVVECHHVTGADSYVMRLVAVSMTHLERLIERINLYGETRTSIVMSTPLPARGLARPSVGIKGIRG is encoded by the coding sequence ATGGACGAACTCGACTGGAAGATACTCGCGCTGCTGCAGGCCAACGGCCGCGTCAGCTACACGGAGCTGGCCCGCCAAGTTCACCTGTCGGTGCCGGCGGTGACGGAACGCGTGAAACGCCTCGAATCAGCCGGCGTGATCGACGGTTACACCGCGCGGGTCAATCCGGCCGCGGCCGGCTACCCGGTGAGCGCGCTGATCGGCATCACGGTGCCGCAGCCGGCGAAGGCGAAATTCCTGAAGCTGCTGGAGACGATTCCGGAAGTCGTCGAGTGCCATCACGTGACCGGCGCGGATTCCTACGTGATGCGGCTCGTCGCCGTCAGCATGACGCACCTCGAACGGTTGATCGAGCGCATCAACCTGTACGGCGAAACGCGCACGTCGATCGTGATGTCGACGCCGCTGCCGGCGCGCGGGCTGGCGCGCCCGTCTGTGGGGATCAAAGGCATTCGGGGGTGA
- a CDS encoding LysE family translocator encodes MLFIKSVMMGLSIAVPVGPIGMLCIQRSLSRGFQAGFATGIGAACADAIYGLLGALGVAGIVTAFPMLTVALKIGGGAFLVWLAWTIARQAPAGSAAPRDLPRTTVLRDFLTTFGLTLSNPMTILSFVGIFAALGPLAGTGEGAMGPTIALMVAGVFLGSATWWLCLSSATAALRTNMSLTFMHRLSRVSAVVIALFGAIQLIAGVRGVVWS; translated from the coding sequence ATGCTGTTCATCAAGTCCGTCATGATGGGATTGTCGATCGCGGTGCCGGTCGGCCCGATCGGCATGCTGTGCATCCAGCGCAGCCTGAGCCGCGGCTTTCAAGCGGGGTTCGCCACGGGGATCGGCGCGGCATGCGCCGACGCGATCTACGGGCTGCTCGGCGCGCTGGGCGTCGCCGGCATCGTCACCGCGTTCCCGATGCTGACGGTCGCGCTGAAAATAGGCGGCGGCGCGTTCCTCGTGTGGCTGGCCTGGACCATCGCGCGGCAGGCGCCGGCCGGGTCCGCGGCGCCGCGCGACTTGCCGCGCACGACCGTGCTGCGCGATTTCCTGACGACGTTCGGCCTCACGCTGTCGAACCCGATGACGATCCTGTCGTTCGTCGGGATTTTCGCGGCCCTCGGCCCGCTGGCGGGCACGGGGGAAGGCGCGATGGGGCCGACCATCGCGCTGATGGTCGCCGGCGTGTTCCTGGGCTCCGCGACGTGGTGGCTGTGCCTCAGCAGCGCGACCGCCGCGTTGCGCACGAACATGTCGCTGACGTTCATGCACCGGCTGTCGCGCGTGTCGGCCGTCGTCATCGCGCTGTTCGGCGCGATCCAGTTGATCGCGGGCGTGCGCGGCGTCGTCTGGTCCTGA
- a CDS encoding TonB-dependent receptor domain-containing protein codes for MNLRHLLATSAATALLSPIAHAAGDPALTPSSQPADGTDLPTISVTDTRHLPESFDQRYATTQVLTRADLDRLSPSDPSITQALATLPGVTVSQTGGPGSSASVSIRGSSSSQVAVFVDGIRIGSPTTGIAPWANLPTDAFERVEVISGPAAASFGANAMGGVVQLFTRRAANQPNQTTVSFGGGSNKTFDTQLRTSGTVPSTGPLAALGGLTYALGLHDYNTAGIDATRPVLPYHEDGRNPYHAQDLDARLGYARDNWSISTFALYHRSDLSYDNAGFANRELDHQLTTGIAFHLDITPDTQFDQSFGYANDRQFLYASDPTIPTDQINSQRISTSTSLTHQEHGFHLFGLPLSGETKVAYDFTREQAFLPVDAPSGVPTRNDSAFSLHQSATLGSVTMFVAGRHEIIAGTAVNTGNAALAWAITPVYTARVSYGNAFRLPSFNDLYYPGYGNPNLNPERSDSVEAALDANTAYGTFSAAVYDTRVNNLIAYNPATFSPMNIGRAHIQGIDLSYKGTIGRYTPVSVAIGFLNPQDETNDSWLSRRPRQTVSVNVDHTWDEFQLHALSTGASLNYGGTTFDDPANTTYLPSYLTVNLRASYRVNAHLTVSATLSNLFDRQYMTAYGYNTLGRTAFGKVSYTF; via the coding sequence ATGAACCTTCGCCACCTTCTCGCCACGTCCGCCGCCACGGCCCTGCTCTCCCCGATCGCCCATGCGGCCGGCGACCCGGCGCTCACGCCGTCGTCGCAGCCTGCGGACGGCACCGACCTGCCGACGATCAGCGTGACCGACACGCGACACCTGCCCGAATCGTTCGACCAGCGCTATGCGACCACGCAGGTGCTCACGCGCGCCGATCTCGACCGGCTGTCGCCGAGCGACCCGAGCATCACGCAGGCGCTCGCGACGCTGCCGGGCGTCACCGTCTCGCAGACCGGCGGCCCCGGCTCGTCCGCGTCGGTCAGCATCCGCGGCTCGTCGTCCAGCCAGGTCGCGGTGTTCGTCGACGGGATCCGGATCGGCTCGCCGACCACCGGCATCGCGCCGTGGGCCAACCTGCCGACCGACGCGTTCGAGCGCGTCGAGGTGATTTCGGGGCCGGCCGCCGCGTCGTTCGGCGCGAACGCGATGGGCGGCGTCGTGCAACTGTTCACGCGCCGCGCCGCCAACCAGCCGAACCAGACCACCGTGTCGTTCGGCGGCGGCTCGAACAAGACCTTTGACACGCAGCTGCGCACGTCGGGCACCGTGCCGTCGACGGGGCCGCTCGCCGCGCTCGGCGGCCTCACCTATGCGCTCGGCCTGCACGACTACAACACGGCCGGCATCGACGCGACGCGCCCCGTGTTGCCGTACCACGAGGACGGCCGCAATCCGTATCACGCGCAGGACCTCGATGCGCGCCTCGGCTACGCGCGCGACAACTGGTCGATCTCGACGTTCGCGCTGTATCACCGGTCCGACCTGTCCTATGACAACGCCGGCTTCGCGAACCGCGAGCTCGATCATCAACTGACGACCGGCATCGCGTTCCATCTCGACATCACACCCGACACGCAGTTCGACCAGTCGTTCGGTTATGCGAACGACCGCCAGTTCCTGTATGCGAGCGACCCGACCATCCCGACCGACCAGATCAACTCGCAGCGCATCAGCACGTCGACTTCGCTGACCCATCAGGAGCACGGCTTCCACCTGTTCGGCCTGCCGCTGTCGGGCGAGACGAAGGTCGCGTACGACTTCACGCGCGAACAGGCATTCCTGCCGGTCGACGCGCCGAGCGGCGTGCCCACGCGCAACGATTCCGCGTTCTCGCTGCATCAATCGGCGACGCTCGGCAGCGTGACGATGTTCGTCGCCGGCCGGCACGAGATCATCGCCGGGACGGCCGTGAACACCGGCAACGCGGCGCTGGCATGGGCGATTACGCCGGTGTACACGGCGCGCGTGTCGTACGGCAATGCGTTCCGCCTGCCGTCGTTCAACGACCTGTACTACCCGGGCTACGGCAATCCGAACCTCAACCCCGAACGCAGCGATTCGGTCGAGGCCGCGCTCGACGCGAACACCGCGTACGGCACGTTCAGCGCCGCGGTCTACGACACGCGCGTCAACAACCTGATCGCGTACAACCCCGCGACGTTCTCGCCGATGAACATCGGCCGCGCGCATATCCAGGGGATCGACCTGTCGTACAAGGGCACAATCGGTCGCTATACGCCGGTGAGCGTCGCGATCGGGTTCCTGAATCCGCAGGACGAAACCAACGACAGCTGGCTCAGCCGCCGGCCGCGCCAGACGGTCAGCGTCAACGTCGACCACACGTGGGACGAATTCCAGCTGCACGCACTGAGCACGGGCGCGTCGCTGAACTACGGCGGCACGACGTTCGACGACCCGGCCAATACGACGTATCTGCCGTCGTACCTGACCGTGAACCTGCGCGCGTCGTACCGGGTCAACGCGCACCTGACCGTGTCGGCGACGCTGTCGAACCTGTTCGACCGTCAGTACATGACCGCCTACGGCTACAACACGCTCGGCCGCACCGCGTTCGGCAAGGTCAGCTATACGTTCTGA
- a CDS encoding helix-turn-helix domain-containing protein translates to MKQRALPARGRVLPGLGARLLDELTRSGAPPAQPPAPPAVAAATTTPGGFVALYRDAIERLEAQVARGNGHPPMRKQEVDLLCRCLLSCATLADAIRCAAEFCEMLMPRAGVLSLAVRDGRATFRMDSLRRTRSPAACLVDLTGLFCYLQLFGWLIGQPLRPDEVWLGHPCRDDAMPLLGLFNAPVAVGRKTYGFAFDAARLDARVIRQPGELDAFLVDFPFRLIDAAPAVVSWAQQVRGFLDAALAREQTLPTLAALAAWLGVSEATLRRRLAAEGSGYHALREQCLTDVARRCLHESDWPVARIAAHLGFGGEEAFRRAFLRWTGMAPSRFRRACSTADSAFRQTENGARMPESKQF, encoded by the coding sequence ATGAAACAGCGCGCATTACCGGCACGCGGCCGCGTGCTGCCGGGTCTCGGCGCACGCCTGCTCGACGAGCTGACGCGCAGCGGCGCGCCGCCGGCGCAACCGCCTGCGCCGCCTGCCGTTGCTGCTGCGACGACGACGCCCGGCGGCTTCGTCGCGCTGTATCGCGACGCGATCGAGCGGCTCGAAGCACAGGTCGCGCGCGGCAACGGCCATCCGCCGATGCGCAAGCAGGAAGTCGACCTGCTGTGCCGCTGCCTGCTCAGTTGCGCGACGCTCGCCGACGCGATCCGCTGCGCGGCCGAGTTCTGCGAGATGCTGATGCCGCGCGCAGGCGTGCTGTCGCTCGCGGTGCGTGACGGACGCGCGACGTTCCGGATGGATTCGCTGCGCCGCACGCGCAGCCCGGCCGCGTGCCTCGTCGACTTGACGGGGCTGTTCTGCTATCTGCAGCTGTTCGGCTGGCTGATCGGGCAGCCGCTGCGGCCGGACGAAGTCTGGCTCGGCCATCCGTGCCGCGACGACGCGATGCCGCTGCTCGGGCTGTTCAACGCACCGGTCGCCGTCGGCCGCAAGACCTACGGCTTCGCGTTCGACGCGGCGCGGCTCGATGCCCGCGTGATCCGGCAGCCGGGCGAGCTCGACGCGTTCCTGGTCGATTTTCCGTTTCGTCTGATCGATGCGGCGCCGGCCGTCGTGTCATGGGCGCAGCAGGTGCGCGGATTTCTGGACGCGGCGCTCGCGCGCGAGCAGACGCTGCCGACGCTCGCGGCCCTGGCGGCGTGGCTCGGCGTCAGCGAGGCGACGTTGCGGCGGCGGCTGGCGGCCGAAGGCAGCGGCTATCACGCGTTGCGCGAGCAGTGTCTCACCGACGTCGCGCGGCGCTGCCTGCACGAGTCGGACTGGCCGGTCGCGCGGATTGCCGCGCATCTCGGCTTCGGTGGCGAGGAAGCATTTCGGCGTGCATTCCTGCGGTGGACGGGCATGGCGCCGAGCCGGTTCAGGCGCGCTTGCAGCACCGCCGACAGCGCGTTTCGTCAGACTGAAAACGGCGCTCGCATGCCCGAATCGAAACAATTTTGA
- a CDS encoding Dabb family protein — translation MRHDTAQVFVSASADAGAIERALRDAAHTLPGATRVALARNLDGCWGAGDYTLDVLRDERATDDETDFNMLARLPGVVRIDGAACRAIGGGLREPALRDGVWRTLMLRVRPAANEAQVRDLERELLRMPAFMPGIRNWRLSRIATPGAWTHVWQQEFARVDDLLGEYLLHPYHWGWVDRRFDAESPDWTVDAISHAFCPLASSLLADTAA, via the coding sequence ATGCGGCATGACACGGCCCAGGTATTCGTTTCGGCTAGCGCCGATGCCGGTGCGATCGAACGTGCATTGCGCGACGCCGCACACACGCTGCCCGGCGCGACCCGCGTCGCGCTCGCGCGCAATCTGGACGGTTGCTGGGGCGCGGGCGACTACACGCTCGACGTGCTGCGCGACGAACGCGCGACCGATGACGAGACGGATTTCAACATGCTGGCCCGCCTGCCTGGCGTCGTGCGGATCGACGGCGCCGCGTGCCGCGCGATCGGCGGCGGCCTGCGCGAACCGGCGCTGCGCGACGGCGTATGGCGCACGCTGATGCTGCGCGTACGGCCGGCGGCCAACGAGGCTCAGGTGCGCGACCTCGAGCGCGAGTTGCTGCGCATGCCGGCGTTCATGCCCGGCATCCGCAACTGGCGGCTGAGCCGGATCGCGACGCCGGGCGCGTGGACCCACGTATGGCAACAGGAATTCGCGCGCGTCGACGATCTGCTCGGCGAATACCTGCTGCATCCGTATCACTGGGGCTGGGTCGACCGCCGGTTCGACGCCGAAAGCCCCGACTGGACGGTGGATGCGATCTCGCACGCGTTCTGTCCGCTCGCGTCGAGCCTGCTGGCCGACACGGCGGCGTGA
- a CDS encoding NADP-dependent oxidoreductase gives MRALLIDRVGHSDALRLADVPAPKPGHGDVLIRVAYAGVNPADWKCREGYLGAFMQITFPFVIGFDAAGVVEAVGDGVEGFAPGMRVFAQTDVGAGRWGAYAEYVAVRHDSVVRLPDAVGFAEAAATPTPALAAWAGLFDDGGLRAGQTVLVHGGAGAVGTFAIQLAAQAGARVAATCSARNRATVESLGAAASIDYRAQDIAAAVRAWAPGGVDVVLDAVGGDTLPAALDLLAPGGTLVNVMTLAAGEAERLASTAAEAARRGLRTAMTYSRMPSGATLASIAERLGRRALRVPRFDSFPLEQAARALDLVQTGDAKTKFVLHVADIAG, from the coding sequence ATGCGAGCCCTGCTGATCGACCGCGTCGGGCATTCCGACGCACTGCGACTGGCCGACGTTCCCGCCCCGAAGCCGGGCCACGGCGACGTGCTGATCCGCGTTGCATACGCGGGCGTCAATCCCGCCGACTGGAAATGCCGCGAAGGCTATCTCGGCGCGTTCATGCAGATCACGTTTCCGTTCGTGATCGGCTTCGACGCGGCCGGTGTGGTCGAGGCGGTCGGCGACGGCGTCGAAGGCTTCGCGCCCGGGATGCGCGTGTTTGCGCAGACCGACGTCGGTGCGGGGCGCTGGGGCGCGTATGCGGAATACGTCGCGGTGCGCCACGACTCGGTCGTGCGCCTGCCCGACGCGGTCGGCTTCGCGGAAGCGGCGGCCACGCCGACGCCCGCGCTGGCCGCGTGGGCCGGCCTGTTCGACGACGGCGGGCTGCGTGCGGGGCAGACCGTACTCGTGCATGGCGGCGCGGGCGCGGTCGGCACGTTCGCGATCCAGCTTGCCGCACAGGCCGGCGCGCGCGTCGCGGCGACCTGCTCGGCCCGCAACCGCGCGACCGTCGAATCGCTCGGCGCGGCGGCGAGCATCGACTATCGCGCGCAGGACATCGCGGCGGCCGTGCGGGCGTGGGCGCCCGGCGGCGTCGACGTCGTGCTCGACGCGGTCGGCGGCGACACGCTGCCCGCCGCCCTCGACCTGCTCGCACCGGGCGGCACGCTCGTGAACGTCATGACGCTCGCGGCCGGCGAGGCGGAGCGGCTGGCCTCGACGGCGGCCGAAGCCGCGCGGCGCGGCCTGCGCACCGCGATGACCTACAGCCGGATGCCGAGCGGCGCCACGCTCGCATCGATCGCCGAACGGCTCGGCCGGCGCGCGTTGCGCGTGCCGCGCTTCGACAGTTTCCCGCTCGAACAGGCGGCGCGCGCACTCGACCTCGTTCAAACGGGCGACGCGAAAACCAAGTTCGTGCTGCACGTTGCGGATATCGCGGGTTGA
- a CDS encoding SDR family NAD(P)-dependent oxidoreductase, producing MTDTRTATLAGKCALVTGASRGIGRAIAQRLASEGATVVVTARSLTQSATTAGTLAETVALIEQAGGRAIALAADLSNPAERDALVARAAQAAGGLDILVNNAGVADYACVDAMPMAMFDTTIEHYLRIPFALTQAAIPLMRARGAGWIVNVGSVTALAPLRPFDDFSRAGGATVYAAVKAALSRFTQGLAAELEADGIAVNLVAPSTAIRTPGAARYIPEGYPTEDVAYLAETALALCSLPARERTGLVTHSLHFPLSQGLAVRSLDGRTPLPPPAIPAYAHPHIDPTGH from the coding sequence ATGACCGACACCCGAACCGCGACGCTCGCGGGCAAATGCGCGCTCGTGACGGGCGCGAGCCGCGGCATCGGCCGCGCGATCGCGCAGCGCCTCGCGTCCGAAGGCGCGACCGTCGTCGTGACGGCGCGCAGCCTCACGCAATCGGCGACGACCGCCGGCACGCTCGCCGAAACCGTCGCGCTGATCGAACAGGCCGGCGGCCGCGCGATCGCACTGGCGGCCGACCTGTCGAACCCTGCCGAGCGCGATGCGCTCGTCGCGCGCGCGGCCCAGGCGGCCGGCGGCCTCGACATCCTCGTGAACAACGCGGGCGTGGCCGATTACGCATGCGTCGACGCGATGCCGATGGCGATGTTCGACACGACGATCGAGCACTATCTGCGCATTCCGTTCGCACTGACCCAGGCCGCGATTCCGCTGATGCGCGCGCGCGGCGCCGGCTGGATCGTCAACGTCGGGTCGGTCACCGCGCTCGCACCGCTGCGGCCGTTCGACGATTTCTCGCGCGCGGGCGGTGCGACCGTCTACGCGGCGGTCAAGGCCGCTTTGTCGCGCTTCACCCAAGGGCTCGCGGCCGAACTCGAAGCCGACGGCATCGCGGTGAACCTGGTCGCGCCGAGCACCGCGATCCGCACGCCGGGCGCGGCCCGCTACATCCCCGAAGGCTATCCGACCGAGGACGTCGCGTATCTCGCGGAAACCGCGCTCGCGCTGTGCAGCCTGCCGGCACGCGAGCGCACCGGCCTCGTCACGCACAGCCTGCATTTCCCGCTGTCGCAGGGGCTCGCGGTGCGCTCGCTCGACGGCCGCACGCCGTTGCCGCCGCCCGCGATTCCCGCGTATGCGCATCCCCACATCGACCCGACAGGACACTGA
- a CDS encoding SDR family NAD(P)-dependent oxidoreductase, giving the protein MTHSIRFDGGTAVITGAASGIGSGLARHAAALGMRVVLADLDPAKLDAFAATLDTDVLCVPTDVSRPEAVDALADAAWQRFGGVDLLFNNAGVMATGFSWEITPERFERSFAINVHGVLNGIRSFVPRMLARNLPARIVNTASVGGFLPSPLMSPYSATKFAVVALTESLYGELKMLGAPVGVSLLAPGPVQSGIFNDPFGAAHDRPEVQGFVDTMRAMLNAHGLTPDAFAARVFDGIRDGRYWLIPQPETLDGALQRRTADILAARDPSLPSL; this is encoded by the coding sequence ATGACGCATTCGATTCGCTTCGACGGCGGCACCGCCGTGATTACCGGCGCGGCCAGCGGCATCGGTAGCGGGCTTGCGCGCCACGCGGCCGCGCTCGGCATGCGTGTCGTGCTGGCCGACCTCGACCCGGCAAAGCTCGACGCGTTCGCCGCGACGCTCGACACTGACGTGCTGTGCGTGCCGACCGACGTCAGCCGTCCGGAAGCCGTCGACGCGCTGGCCGACGCCGCATGGCAACGCTTCGGCGGCGTCGACCTGCTGTTCAACAACGCGGGGGTGATGGCGACCGGCTTCAGTTGGGAAATCACGCCGGAACGGTTCGAGCGCAGTTTCGCGATCAACGTGCATGGCGTACTGAACGGGATCCGCAGCTTCGTACCGCGGATGCTCGCACGCAACCTGCCGGCGCGCATCGTCAATACCGCGTCGGTCGGCGGGTTCCTGCCGAGCCCGCTGATGTCGCCGTACTCGGCGACGAAATTCGCGGTGGTCGCGCTGACCGAATCGCTGTACGGCGAGCTGAAAATGCTCGGTGCGCCGGTCGGCGTGTCGCTGCTTGCGCCGGGCCCCGTGCAGTCGGGCATTTTCAACGACCCGTTCGGCGCTGCGCACGACCGGCCCGAGGTGCAGGGCTTCGTCGATACGATGCGCGCAATGCTGAACGCGCACGGACTCACGCCCGACGCATTCGCTGCGCGGGTGTTCGACGGCATCCGCGACGGGCGCTACTGGCTGATTCCGCAGCCGGAGACGCTCGACGGCGCGCTGCAGCGGCGCACCGCGGACATCCTCGCCGCGCGCGATCCGTCGCTGCCGTCATTGTGA